A single window of Oncorhynchus clarkii lewisi isolate Uvic-CL-2024 chromosome 10, UVic_Ocla_1.0, whole genome shotgun sequence DNA harbors:
- the LOC139419678 gene encoding butyrophilin subfamily 3 member A1-like translates to MLQQLEIEGGIMHSGVWLRLMTLTALTVLMAAQRPEVFTLMVHHGLILTALNSSVSLPCELSPLFNAEPLEVRWYRSGDFDKPALLYRDHKIQEAPVDPRYRGRVSLTGGLERGNVSLTLERVTLADGGEYVCHVSNAQWYEKASVFLTVKVLGGTPVVSVAEARGGGGRVNITCSSEGWSPYPTLTWRNKEGTEIRNGREVLNTPDPQGLVRISSWMLSSPSDTDWLSCTVSLSEEEKKESRILPRAPTEGHWGLGAFITTLIILLLVVSTVIGLFIWIKKTGFVRVSRLKKMANGNDKTESTERPEEETALAGECGTQTAKETTTQRECVPKEWGEVKRFKVDITLDPKPGHPYLQVSTNRKKVYSKTSKEPHVSTAPHVLSEDKFSFGQIYWEVVVRNGGIFDSLLGEKQSWYVGVATDTATLTTGVVPLTPQNGFWVFTFNKEKGYCVSDDPQMPVSGNESPSVLSDMSADILTTLGVFLDCDRQMISFYDAESKVHLYSLFNVVSSNTFFAVFSPGLRDTCPLTVK, encoded by the exons GTGTGTGGCTGAGGTTGATGACACTGACAGCTCTGACAGTTCTCATGGCAGCTCAAAGACCTG AGGTTTTCACTTTGATGGTTCATCATGGTCTGATCTTGACCGCATTGAACTCCTCAGTCTCTCTACCTTGTGAACTCTCACCTCTCTTCAATGCTGAGCCATTGGAGGTGCGCTGGTACCGGTCCGGTGACTTCGACAAACCTGCCTTGTTGTACAGAGATCACAAGATCCAGGAGGCCCCTGTGGACCCCCGGTACAGGGGCAGGGTGTCTCTAACtggggggctggagagagggaaTGTGTCCCTGACACTGGAGAGGGTCACACTGGCAGACGGGGGGGAGTATGTGTGCCATGTCAGCAACGCACAGTGGTATGAAAAAGCCAGTGTCTTCCTCACAGTAAAGG TACTAGGTGGTACCCCGGTGGTCTCTGTTGCTGAagcaaggggaggaggaggtcgGGTGAACATTACCTGTTCATCAGAGGGCTGGTCACCATATCCTACACTCACCTGGAGAAACAAAGAGGGGACAGAGATCAGAAATGGACGAGAAGTACTGAACACTCCAG ATCCTCAGGGCTTGGTGAGAATCAGTAGTTGGATGCTGTCTTCTCCCTCAGACACCGATTGGCTCTCCtgtacagtctctctgtctgaggaggagaagaaggagagtaGAATCCTGCCCAGAGCTCCAACGGAGG GACATTGGGGTCTTGGAGCCTTCATCACGACTCTGATTATTTTACTGCTAGTTGTCTCTACTGTTATTGGGCTCTTCATCTGGATCAAAAAAACTG GGTTTGTCAGAGTCTCAAGATTGAAGAAAATGGCAAATGGAAACG ATAAAACAGAGTCTACTGAGAGGCCTGAAG AAGAAACAGCTCTTGCAGGAG AATGTGGAACGCAAACTGCCAAGGAAACAACTACACAGAGGGAATGTGTCCCGAAAG AATGGGGTGAAGTAAAAAGATTCAAAG TGGACATCACTCTGGACCCAAAGCCTGGTCATCCGTACCTACAAGTGTCTACAAATCGAAAGAAGGTCTACTCTAAGACATCAAAAGAACCTCATGTTTCCACAGCCCCTCATGTCCTTAGTGAGGACAAATTCAGCTTCGGACAGATATACTGGGAAGTGGTGGTGAGGAATGGTGGAATTTTCGATTCACTTCTTGGAGAGAAACAGTCATGGTACGTCGGGGTAGCCACAGACACAGCCACTCTGACAACTGGTGTTGTACCTTTAACCCCACAGAATGGTTTCTGGGTTTTTACATTTAACAAAGAAAAAGGGTATTGTGTCTCTGATGACCCTCAAATGCCAGTATCTGGAAATGAAAGCCCTTCAGTGTTGAGTGACATGTCAGCAGACATTCTTACAACACTGGGAGTGTTCTTAGATTgtgacagacagatgatttccTTTTATGATGCTGAATCAAAGGTACATCTTTACAGTTTGTTTAACGTTGTGTCATCTAACACATTCTTCGCTGTATTCAGCCCTGGGTTACGTGACACCTGTCCCTTAACAGTTAAATGA